The genomic stretch ACTAACTAAGTGGGATCTAGGCATTGGTATCTGCCATGCTTCAGTTCTACTTTACTGGATGGAGAAAGCCCAGACACAAGGCATTACTGTGTGTTCAAGGTCTGTGACCACACCATCAAACCTACAAGTTCAAGATCTACAAGAGGTGAGATGATGACTCATGTCCAAAGCATAATCGTCTAAACTTTCCCAACTCTCTGATccttgggggggttttttgttttttttaagtacagttCTCTACTTTGAAATTGGACTCTAAATACCTTGTCCTATGGTTTTCTGGTTACATTTCAATAACCTCCTGTTAAAGTTTGATGAGTATAAAAAAAGATATATCCTCTCTTTAACTTCTAGCACAGGAAATTCATACTGGAATTAAAGTCAGATTTATTGTTTCTAGCACATGAATCATCATTAGTAATAAAGATTATTGGCCCTGTTCTGCCCTCATTTACAGCTGTACAAATCTATCTTCACTGGATTTGTAAGGGAGTAATTTAGAACTTCCTTAGCAATTCCATTTGATGTACAGGCTATGATGGAGTCTAGCTCTCTCTCCCAGAGCAGTACCAGCTCTGTAATGCTAAATTTGTCACTGAGGCGAGCAGACAGGACCATGACTACAGAAACGAGAGAGAGGCTGTTAAGGTGCCATTTTTATACCACCACTTTTCTTAaaaagagcgagagagagagagagagagagagcaagaaagagggaaaaaaaacccaaaaacttcaCTACCAGTATGAATGGAAGATTCTGGAGATCAAAGTTTCAGGTAACTACCACTTTCAGAGTAACAGCAGTTCATGAAAGCATTTACCTGCAGAATGTATTCTAATGCAACTACAAAAGAGTTTAACAATTAGGGGAGTCAAATCAATAGCCGGAGATTTAAGGCTCATATCAGCTGAAGCCAAAGTGATGGTGACAAAATGGACTACTCACTATGTGCCAACAAATAATTTacttttagaaaaatataatGATAAAAAGATAAGTGTAAAGCCCTGCAGAGATGAAGTTTCAGCTTTTCCCCCCTGTTACTGAGGCATCAAATGCCTGACATTATATTTAGAGGTATCCTGATACTGTGTCATAGGTTTGTCTGCAATTCCACACGTTCCAACTCCAACCTTGCCAGTTACGCTCTCGGGGGAAGCAAAAATGCTCCTCTTTACCTGCAAATGAAACAGAAGACAACACTTCTAATTAATTACTagcttgcttttaaaaattagcaaatattaatgtttaaaaaactttcaaaatccTCAACATCTTACTCTATAGACAGGCAGGCTTTCGCAAGGCTAACTTATCCGTGGCACATTATCAGCAGATGAGACAATAGAATTGAGAAGTTCCTGGCACCCAAGTACTGGCTGTGATTGTAGCACTCAGGACTTTGCTTAGGCCAAGTGATCTGTGATAATGAATAAAATTCACATTCCTCATACAACGATCTGTGGTAACTGTTCAAGAGGACGACTGAAGTTTTAGCACTATCTCCAGCAGACCTTGTTCAATTCGTGATAAAATGATGAAGTAATGCTTTAAAATGTCTTTGCTACCTTTTTTGCAATGTGCTTACTATTCCAGGGCAATTATTTAGTGTTGCGTCTGCCACATCATGAACACAGCAAAAAGCTGGGCCTGTTGGTCCAGACAGGTTTTCGGGATCTAAGCCCCACCAAACACTACCCTGCAGCTCCAAGAGCAGACCCAATTCTCCAAGGTAAGTGCAAGctcagactcaaaaaaaaaaaacaaaaaaaaaacaaaaaggcccCCACAACTTCTCCCAAGTCATGCAGTGCAAAACTAGACCTTTGAAGTGTACAAAATACCAAACTGCCTACTTCAAAATCTTGAAGGTGAACATGTTACTTTTAAAaaactcttcttcctctcctccaaaTCACTGGACAGAATTCTGTATCTTGCTATTATTCACATACTGACAAAACACACAAACCtggccttttttgtttttagagTAGGCTCTGTTGTTGAACTGTTGCCACTTGACTTTCTGGTCCTCTCGTTCCTGTTCAAGTTCTTTAATTCTCTGAGCTTTTTTcaaagctttcttctttttatactCTCGTTGCTGGGCTATCATTTCTTTtctggaagaaggaaaagagccATTTTATGTTTGTGCTTTCTTCCTTCTCATTAAGTAGTTTCAAAATTTACAGAATCATGTAAGAAACAAAAATCCCTATAAGACAGAGACATGTACAATAGCTTTCCATAAGTGACATAAATCAAAGCTTGTAAATATTCtccattttggggggggtggggggagggaaaaaaagtctttccgtGCATAAGCATTACATTGCTTATTTTATACACCTGGGCATAGTAATAATAATAGAACTGATTAAGACCATGTCAAATGCAGCAAGATATGGGCTTGCAGGTAATTCATTTCTGAAACTGAGAATGTACCTATCAGCAATTCTAAACTTCAGAAATTTTTAGTGTTTGGAAAACGCAAGCAGCCCATTCAAGGAAGAAGCCCAAACTTTTCAGGAAGTCTGCTCGAGAACACCTTTCATGCAGGACTTGTAGTAACAAGTAGTagacagggaagggaaggaggaaagaaactaCTACAGTAACGATAAGGAATTTTAAGGGGGCAATCTATGCACTTGGCATAGACCTGCATCTTTTTCCAGAAGCTTTCAGCCCTGAAAAATACCTTTCTGTGTTAGACACAGTAGGAAAGAACATATTGAGGAAAGCACACCTCTCCAGTGAGGGGGTCAAAAAAGCTATCCTAACATGGAGGAAGCAGAAGCACAAGTCCTTCACACTGGTAAGTATACTGAGTTATGAGCTAGATTGTAGATCTGAAAACAGATTGCAAACAGCCTACAGCGGATCTGGGCTGAAATCTGTAGTCTTTCTGCTGTCAATGAAGTAGTCTTTCTGCTGTCAATGAAGTAGTCTTTCTGCTGTCAATGAAGTAGTACTACAATCTACCACTTACATATTTGATAACTTGAGAGAGCATAATCTGAGTAAAATAAAGTCTATCATGTTATCTTATCAGGATACATAACAAAATACCTGCCACAATAATCCACCAAACATTATATGCCAGATtggtttaagattttttttttcaagcaaacaTTTGAAGATAATAAAGAGATGCTTAATTTGTAAAAAGAGATTCTATttcattaaccttttttttttttatagttgtgaaggaaaaaaaaagaaaataagctttcAGACACATAGCTGTGTGTCACTTACTTGGACATGGGTTTATTGCCACTgtcctcttttgcttttcttccctcttccacaGGCTTGAGGTTGAACAGAGGTGTAACTTCAGCATTGCCATATCCAGCAAATGTGACTGCAGCTGTTCCATTCTCCTCATCTATTTCTTCAATTTCAGCTTCATAACACCTGTAAAGATATCATGGCTGTAAGCATGTGAGTAAAGGTTTAATACTCAGCCCTGCAACACCTACACTGACAGCCAGCTAATGGCATTAAGTAAAAAAACTGTAAATATCAGCCTCCGTTTTTAGGGACAATATACAAATCAAATTAAGAGATTATGTTTTAAGGTCAAGAGTAAACAAGTACAAAGACTGCAACCTGTTGTATTTGGCCTTCATCATCAAGAAATAATGGCCTTACAGTATCAAGACTAATGATTAATGCTTTAGCAATCTAATTAGAAATCCTGTTTATGTTTCTAGTTCTGGCAGGTCATGGGATTGACAAACGCTCCCAACAAGATACTGCATTCACAGAACGCAGCTTTCAGGGAAGTCAGGGAGGGGTTTTAGTAAATGTCTGTTTGTGACAGGAAGGGTTTGGTTCCATTTTTCTCCACATGAAAAAGAATTAGGAAAACAAACTGAAGCATTCAAAATATTCTCCTTTTAACATTTACAAAtaagacattttattttctgattcaATATAACAATCCTGAAAtttcaataaaacaaaaatcagtccATTTCATATTTATGCATATGAAA from Apteryx mantelli isolate bAptMan1 chromosome 7, bAptMan1.hap1, whole genome shotgun sequence encodes the following:
- the SMNDC1 gene encoding survival of motor neuron-related-splicing factor 30 isoform X1 produces the protein MSEDLAKQLASYKAQLQQVEAALSGNAENEDLLKLKKDLQEVIELTKDLLSTQPSETLASSDSSASALPSHSWKVGDRCMAIWSEDGQCYEAEIEEIDEENGTAAVTFAGYGNAEVTPLFNLKPVEEGRKAKEDSGNKPMSKKEMIAQQREYKKKKALKKAQRIKELEQEREDQKVKWQQFNNRAYSKNKKGQVKRSIFASPESVTGKVGVGTCGIADKPMTQYQDTSKYNVRHLMPQ
- the SMNDC1 gene encoding survival of motor neuron-related-splicing factor 30 isoform X2, with amino-acid sequence MSEDLAKQLASYKAQLQQVEAALSGNAENEDLLKLKKDLQEVIELTKDLLSTQPSETLASSDSSASALPSHSWKVGDRCMAIWSEDGQCYEAEIEEIDEENGTAAVTFAGYGNAEVTPLFNLKPVEEGRKAKEDSGNKPMSKKEMIAQQREYKKKKALKKAQRIKELEQEREDQKVKWQQFNNRAYSKNKKGQITWPKQSPECYNHSQYLGARNFSILLSHLLIMCHG